A part of Streptomyces sp. NBC_00557 genomic DNA contains:
- the scpA gene encoding methylmalonyl-CoA mutase, with product MGIPDFSGIELGTPAVDGDADQWRAAVARATGSEEPLWETPEGIGVKPLYTGRDLEGLDFLGTYPGIAPYLRGPYPTMYVNQPWTIRQYAGFSTAEESNAFYRRNLAAGQKGLSVAFDLPTHRGYDSDHPRVTGDVGMAGVAIDSIYDMRQLFDGIPLDKMTVSMTMNGAVLPVLALYIVAAEEQGVPPEKLAGTIQNDILKEFMVRNTYIYPPKPSMRIISDIFAYTSQKMPRYNSISISGYHIQEAGATADLELAYTLADGVEYIRAGRDAGLDVDAFAPRLSFFWAIGMNFFMEVAKLRAARLLWAKLVRQFDPKNAKSLSLRTHSQTSGWSLTAQDVFNNVTRTAVEAMAATQGHTQSLHTNALDEALALPTDFSARIARNTQLLIQQESGTTRVIDPWGGSAYVERLTYDLARKAWAHIQEVEQAGGMAQAIDAGIPKLRVEEAAARTQARIDSGRQPVIGVNKYRVDSDEQIEVLKVDNSAVRAQQIEKLRRLRAERDEQACRDALDALTRAADGTENLLELAVRAARAKATVGEISDALEKVYGRHASQIRTISGVYRSEAGQSPNVDRTRALVDAFEEAEGRRPRILVAKMGQDGHDRGQKVIATAFADLGFDVDVGPLFQTPEEVARQAVEADVHVVGVSSLAAGHLTLVPALREKLAEEGREDIMIVVGGVIPPQDVPTLREMGAAEVFLPGTVIPDAAYDLVKRLSADLGHEL from the coding sequence ATGGGAATCCCCGACTTCTCCGGCATCGAGCTGGGGACGCCGGCCGTCGACGGCGACGCCGACCAGTGGCGTGCGGCCGTCGCCCGGGCGACCGGCAGCGAAGAGCCGCTGTGGGAGACCCCGGAGGGCATCGGGGTCAAGCCGCTGTACACCGGCCGTGACCTGGAGGGCCTGGACTTCCTGGGCACCTATCCGGGCATCGCGCCGTATCTGCGCGGCCCGTATCCGACGATGTACGTCAACCAGCCCTGGACGATCCGGCAGTACGCGGGCTTCTCCACCGCCGAGGAGTCCAACGCCTTCTACCGGCGCAACCTGGCGGCCGGCCAGAAGGGCCTGTCGGTCGCCTTCGACCTGCCCACGCACCGGGGCTACGACAGCGACCACCCGCGGGTGACCGGCGACGTCGGCATGGCGGGCGTGGCCATCGACTCCATCTACGACATGCGGCAGCTGTTCGACGGCATCCCGCTGGACAAGATGACGGTGTCGATGACGATGAACGGCGCGGTGCTGCCGGTCCTCGCCCTGTACATCGTGGCGGCGGAGGAGCAGGGCGTACCGCCCGAGAAGCTGGCGGGGACCATCCAGAACGACATCCTCAAGGAGTTCATGGTCCGCAACACCTACATCTATCCGCCCAAGCCGTCGATGCGGATCATCTCCGACATCTTCGCGTACACCTCGCAGAAGATGCCGCGCTACAACTCCATCTCCATCTCCGGCTACCACATCCAGGAGGCGGGCGCGACGGCCGACCTGGAGCTGGCGTACACGCTCGCGGACGGGGTGGAGTACATCCGTGCGGGCCGGGACGCGGGCCTGGACGTGGACGCGTTCGCGCCCCGGCTGTCGTTCTTCTGGGCGATCGGCATGAACTTCTTCATGGAGGTCGCCAAGCTGCGCGCGGCCCGGCTGCTGTGGGCCAAGCTGGTGCGGCAGTTCGACCCGAAGAACGCCAAGTCCCTGTCGCTGCGCACCCATTCGCAGACCTCGGGCTGGTCGCTGACCGCGCAGGACGTGTTCAACAACGTCACGCGTACGGCCGTGGAGGCGATGGCGGCGACCCAGGGCCACACCCAGTCGCTGCACACCAACGCCCTCGACGAGGCGCTCGCCCTGCCGACCGACTTCTCGGCGCGCATCGCCCGCAACACCCAGCTGCTCATCCAGCAGGAGTCGGGCACGACGCGGGTCATCGACCCGTGGGGCGGCAGCGCGTACGTGGAGCGGCTCACCTACGACCTGGCGCGCAAGGCGTGGGCGCACATCCAGGAGGTCGAGCAGGCGGGCGGCATGGCGCAGGCCATCGACGCCGGCATCCCGAAGCTGCGTGTGGAGGAGGCGGCGGCCCGCACCCAGGCGCGGATCGACTCCGGCCGCCAGCCGGTGATCGGCGTGAACAAGTACCGCGTGGACAGCGACGAGCAGATCGAGGTCCTCAAGGTCGACAACTCCGCCGTACGCGCCCAGCAGATCGAGAAGCTGCGGCGGCTGCGCGCGGAGCGCGACGAGCAGGCCTGCCGGGACGCCCTCGACGCGCTCACCCGGGCCGCCGACGGCACGGAGAACCTGCTGGAGCTGGCCGTGCGCGCGGCCCGCGCCAAGGCGACCGTCGGCGAGATCTCCGACGCCCTGGAGAAGGTGTACGGCCGGCACGCGAGCCAGATCCGTACGATCTCCGGTGTGTACCGCAGCGAAGCAGGCCAGTCCCCGAACGTGGACCGCACCCGCGCCCTGGTGGACGCCTTCGAGGAGGCCGAGGGGCGCCGGCCGCGCATCCTGGTCGCCAAGATGGGGCAGGACGGCCACGACCGCGGGCAGAAGGTGATCGCGACCGCCTTCGCCGACCTCGGCTTCGACGTCGACGTCGGCCCGCTGTTCCAGACGCCGGAGGAGGTCGCCCGGCAGGCGGTCGAGGCGGACGTGCACGTGGTCGGCGTGTCCTCGCTGGCCGCGGGCCATCTGACCCTCGTCCCGGCGCTGCGCGAGAAGCTCGCCGAGGAGGGCCGCGAGGACATCATGATCGTGGTCGGCGGGGTGATCCCGCCGCAGGACGTGCCGACGCTGCGCGAGATGGGCGCGGCGGAGGTGTTCCTGCCGGGGACGGTGATCCCGGACGCGGCGTACGACCTCGTGAAGCGTCTGTCGGCCGACCTCGGCCACGAGCTGTAG
- a CDS encoding helix-turn-helix transcriptional regulator — protein MDNRDEVREFLTSRRAKITPERAGLPAGSRRRVPGLRRSEVAALADMSVEYYAKLERGNLAGVSPAVLEAVARALQLDDAERAHLLRLAQAADGSDVLTRPRRRTTARQWTPHRSLQWTLDAVTAGPAFVRNGRMDVVAANSLARAFYTDLFAHPGNQGNLARFQFLDPASRRFCPDWERFADMAVAILRTEAGRDPYDKDLHDLVGELSTRSAEFRTRWGAHDVRHHGTGTKRFHHPVVGALTLAFEGLEMAAEPGLTLTVYTAEPGSPSEEGLRLLASWAATEEAPAREADRGATPS, from the coding sequence GTGGACAACCGTGACGAGGTCCGCGAGTTCCTCACCTCGCGGCGAGCGAAGATCACCCCGGAGCGGGCCGGGCTGCCCGCCGGCTCCCGGCGCCGGGTGCCGGGGCTGCGCAGGAGCGAGGTCGCGGCGCTGGCCGACATGAGCGTGGAGTACTACGCGAAGCTGGAGCGCGGCAATCTCGCCGGCGTCTCCCCGGCCGTCCTCGAAGCCGTCGCCCGCGCCCTGCAGCTGGACGACGCCGAGCGCGCCCATCTGCTCCGTCTGGCCCAGGCCGCCGACGGCTCGGACGTGCTCACCCGCCCCCGGCGCCGTACCACCGCCCGGCAGTGGACCCCGCACCGCAGCCTGCAGTGGACGCTCGACGCGGTCACGGCGGGGCCCGCGTTCGTGCGCAACGGCCGGATGGACGTCGTGGCCGCCAACTCCCTCGCCCGCGCCTTCTACACGGACCTGTTCGCCCACCCCGGCAACCAGGGGAACCTGGCCCGCTTCCAGTTCCTCGACCCCGCCTCCCGCCGCTTCTGCCCCGACTGGGAGCGCTTCGCCGACATGGCGGTGGCCATCCTGCGCACCGAGGCCGGGCGCGACCCGTACGACAAGGATCTGCACGACCTCGTCGGCGAGCTGTCCACCCGCAGCGCGGAGTTCCGCACCCGCTGGGGCGCGCACGACGTCCGCCACCACGGGACCGGCACCAAACGGTTCCACCACCCGGTCGTCGGCGCGCTCACCCTCGCCTTCGAGGGGCTGGAGATGGCCGCCGAACCCGGTCTCACCCTGACCGTCTACACCGCCGAACCCGGCTCGCCCTCGGAGGAGGGGCTGCGTCTGCTCGCCTCCTGGGCCGCCACCGAGGAGGCCCCCGCGCGCGAGGCGGACCGGGGGGCGACACCCTCGTGA
- a CDS encoding cell division protein SepF → MSRYDVTDEQWEGLAQVVPLRGRDAWPSAVNHRSLPDAETETRRRFVVLRVNVFADAREVAETLMAGAPVLLDLTGAENEVAKRVLDFSTGVVFGLGSGMHRVDRNVFLLTPPGTEVSGLMEGVGVSGG, encoded by the coding sequence GTGAGCCGCTACGACGTCACCGATGAACAGTGGGAGGGGCTCGCCCAGGTCGTGCCGCTGCGGGGCCGGGACGCCTGGCCGTCCGCGGTGAACCACCGCTCGCTGCCGGACGCCGAGACCGAGACCCGGCGCCGGTTCGTGGTCCTGCGCGTCAACGTCTTCGCCGACGCCCGCGAGGTCGCCGAGACCCTGATGGCCGGCGCGCCGGTCCTGCTCGACCTGACCGGCGCGGAGAACGAGGTCGCCAAGCGCGTCCTCGACTTCAGCACCGGCGTGGTCTTCGGCCTGGGCAGCGGCATGCACCGCGTCGACCGCAACGTCTTCCTCCTCACCCCACCGGGCACCGAGGTGAGCGGCCTGATGGAGGGCGTGGGCGTTTCGGGAGGCTGA
- the meaB gene encoding methylmalonyl Co-A mutase-associated GTPase MeaB has product MAPLDLDAYVKGVLDGKRAVVARAITLVESTRPQHRSLAQELLTQLLPHSGRARRIGVSGVPGVGKSTFIDAFGTMLTSLGHRVAVLAVDPSSTRTGGSILGDKTRMERLAVDPNAFVRPSPSAGTLGGVAKATRESMVVMEAAGYDVILVETVGVGQSETAVADMVDSFLLLTLARTGDQLQGIKKGVLELADVIAVNKADGPHERDARAAARELAGALRLMHGKEAFWTPPVLHCSARESTGLEAVWERLEQHRALLDSTGRLAAKRRDQQVGWTWSMVRDELLGRLHADPAVREVAPALERAVREGSLTATLAAERILEAFRGTPGSP; this is encoded by the coding sequence ATGGCACCGCTCGATCTCGACGCCTATGTGAAGGGCGTGCTCGACGGAAAACGGGCGGTCGTGGCCCGCGCGATCACGCTCGTGGAGTCCACCCGTCCCCAGCACCGGTCGCTGGCGCAGGAGTTGCTGACGCAGCTGCTGCCGCACAGCGGCCGGGCGCGGCGGATCGGCGTGAGCGGCGTGCCGGGTGTCGGCAAGTCGACGTTCATCGACGCGTTCGGCACGATGCTGACCTCGCTGGGCCACCGGGTCGCGGTGCTGGCCGTGGACCCGTCGTCGACCCGCACGGGCGGCTCCATCCTGGGCGACAAGACGAGGATGGAGCGCCTGGCGGTGGACCCGAACGCGTTCGTGCGCCCCTCCCCCAGCGCGGGCACGCTGGGCGGGGTGGCGAAGGCGACCCGCGAGTCGATGGTCGTCATGGAGGCGGCCGGCTACGACGTGATCCTCGTGGAGACCGTCGGCGTCGGCCAGTCCGAGACCGCGGTCGCCGACATGGTCGACTCCTTCCTGCTGCTCACCCTGGCCCGCACCGGCGACCAGCTGCAGGGCATCAAGAAGGGCGTCCTGGAGCTGGCCGACGTGATCGCCGTCAACAAGGCGGACGGCCCGCACGAGCGGGACGCCCGCGCGGCCGCCCGGGAACTGGCGGGCGCGCTGCGGCTGATGCACGGCAAGGAGGCGTTCTGGACGCCTCCGGTGCTGCACTGCTCCGCGCGGGAGTCGACCGGTCTCGAGGCGGTGTGGGAGCGGCTGGAGCAGCACCGGGCCCTGCTGGACTCCACCGGGCGGCTCGCCGCCAAGCGGCGGGACCAGCAGGTCGGCTGGACGTGGTCGATGGTCCGCGACGAACTGCTGGGCCGCCTGCACGCCGACCCCGCGGTACGGGAGGTCGCGCCCGCCCTGGAACGGGCGGTACGGGAGGGCTCGTTGACGGCGACGCTGGCGGCGGAACGCATCCTGGAGGCGTTCCGGGGGACGCCCGGCTCCCCCTGA
- a CDS encoding SDR family NAD(P)-dependent oxidoreductase → MSRILVTGSADGLGRAAAEALLSAGHQVVVHARNPQRARSLDALTGRGADLVVGDLADRDAVRRLAAEVDGTGPLDAVVHNAGVWSGPAVMPVNIVAPYLLTALLRGPRRLVYLSSGSHFGGRPGLTGVDWRGRGAGSYADSKLFVTTLAAAVARLRPRVPSNAVDPGWVPTKMGGPHAPDDLELGHETQVWLATADDPEALTTGGYWYHRRRRPPHPAVHDEAFQDRLLRTLAEETGTELRP, encoded by the coding sequence GTGAGCCGGATCCTGGTGACCGGTTCCGCCGACGGCCTCGGACGCGCCGCGGCGGAGGCGCTGCTGTCCGCGGGACACCAGGTCGTGGTGCACGCCCGGAACCCGCAGCGGGCGAGGAGCCTGGACGCCCTGACCGGCCGCGGGGCGGACCTCGTCGTCGGCGACCTCGCCGACCGGGACGCCGTACGCCGCCTCGCCGCCGAGGTGGACGGCACCGGGCCGCTCGACGCGGTCGTCCACAACGCCGGCGTGTGGAGCGGGCCGGCGGTGATGCCGGTCAACATCGTCGCGCCGTACCTGCTGACGGCGCTGCTGCGCGGGCCGCGCCGGCTGGTGTACCTGAGCAGCGGCTCGCACTTCGGCGGGCGTCCCGGACTGACCGGCGTCGACTGGCGGGGGCGGGGCGCCGGGTCGTACGCCGACAGCAAGCTGTTCGTGACGACGCTCGCGGCCGCGGTGGCCCGCCTGCGTCCGCGGGTGCCGAGCAACGCCGTCGACCCCGGCTGGGTGCCGACGAAGATGGGCGGCCCGCACGCGCCGGACGACCTCGAACTCGGCCACGAGACACAGGTGTGGCTGGCCACCGCCGACGACCCGGAGGCCCTGACGACCGGCGGGTACTGGTATCACCGCCGGCGCCGGCCGCCGCACCCCGCCGTCCACGACGAGGCGTTCCAGGACCGCCTGCTGCGCACGCTGGCCGAGGAGACGGGCACCGAGCTGCGGCCCTGA
- a CDS encoding (R)-mandelonitrile lyase, giving the protein MQITRSSIDTVKGPADWFTGDVYIDAVAAAPEPSRVTASLVHFMPGARTHWHRHPLGQTVFVTEGVGLCQRRGGPVEVIRPGDRVLFEADEEHWHGAAPNRLMVHLAINEADADHAVVHWLTPVTDEEYGAAPRVG; this is encoded by the coding sequence TTGCAGATCACCCGAAGCTCGATCGACACCGTCAAGGGTCCCGCCGACTGGTTCACCGGCGACGTCTACATCGACGCCGTCGCCGCCGCACCCGAACCGTCCCGGGTCACCGCCTCGCTGGTGCACTTCATGCCCGGCGCGCGCACCCACTGGCACCGGCACCCGCTCGGCCAGACCGTCTTCGTCACCGAGGGCGTCGGCCTGTGCCAGCGGCGGGGCGGACCGGTCGAGGTCATCCGTCCCGGCGACCGCGTCCTGTTCGAGGCGGACGAGGAGCACTGGCACGGCGCCGCGCCGAACCGGCTGATGGTCCACCTCGCCATCAACGAGGCGGACGCCGACCACGCCGTCGTCCACTGGCTGACGCCGGTCACCGACGAGGAGTACGGCGCCGCGCCGCGCGTCGGCTGA
- a CDS encoding methylmalonyl-CoA mutase family protein produces the protein MTVLPDDGLSLAAEFPDATHEQWQRLVEGVLRKSGKEVSGAAVEDALSTTLEDGLRTRPLYTARDAAPDPGLPGFAPYVRGSRPEGNTAGGWDVRQRHTALAEGAVLNDLENGGTSLWLVLGEGGIPVGRLGEALEGVYLDLAPVVLDAGRDTEAAAEALLGLYADKGVAAGAVRGNLGGDPLGYEARTGAALDFAPYAALAARCADDHPGLRALTVDALPYHEAGGSAAQELGASLATGVAYLRRLTEAGLSVEQAAGQLEFRYAATADQFLTIAKLRAARRLWARVAEVCGAPGAQVQHVVTSPVMMARRDPWVNMLRTTVATLAAGVGGADAVTVLPFDHALGLPDAFSRRIARNTSTILIEESHLARVIDPAGGSWYVERLTDELAHAAWEFFRTIERDGGQAAVLRSGRLRTDLATTWAERSKRLAKRREPITGVSEFPLLAEKPVEREPAPQPPSGGLPRVRRDEAFEELRARSDAHLAATGARPRIFLATLGSAAEYTARATFAANLFQAGGIEPVTEGSFEDSGATEAVLCSSDALYAEQAEQAAKSLRASGARHVFLAGRGEYAGIDSCVFAGCDAVDVLSATLDRMGVS, from the coding sequence ATGACGGTCCTGCCTGACGACGGGCTCTCACTGGCCGCCGAGTTCCCTGACGCGACGCACGAGCAGTGGCAACGCCTGGTCGAGGGCGTGCTGCGCAAGTCGGGCAAGGAAGTCTCGGGCGCGGCAGTTGAGGACGCTCTGTCCACGACGCTGGAGGACGGGCTGCGCACCCGTCCCCTGTACACCGCGCGCGACGCCGCGCCCGACCCCGGCCTGCCCGGCTTCGCGCCGTACGTGCGCGGCAGCCGCCCCGAGGGGAACACCGCGGGCGGCTGGGACGTGCGGCAGCGGCACACCGCCCTCGCGGAGGGCGCCGTCCTGAACGACCTGGAGAACGGCGGCACCTCGCTGTGGCTCGTGCTGGGCGAGGGCGGCATCCCGGTCGGCCGGCTGGGCGAGGCCCTGGAGGGCGTGTACCTCGACCTGGCGCCGGTCGTGCTGGACGCCGGCCGGGACACCGAGGCCGCCGCCGAGGCGCTGCTCGGGCTGTACGCGGACAAGGGCGTGGCCGCCGGGGCCGTACGCGGCAATCTGGGCGGCGACCCGCTCGGGTACGAGGCCCGTACCGGCGCCGCCCTGGACTTCGCGCCGTACGCCGCCCTGGCCGCGCGCTGCGCCGACGACCACCCCGGGCTGCGCGCGCTGACCGTGGACGCGCTGCCGTACCACGAGGCGGGCGGCTCGGCCGCGCAGGAGCTGGGCGCCTCGCTGGCCACCGGTGTGGCGTATCTGCGCCGGCTCACGGAGGCCGGACTGAGCGTCGAACAGGCCGCCGGGCAGCTGGAGTTCCGCTACGCCGCCACCGCCGACCAGTTCCTCACCATCGCCAAGCTGCGGGCCGCGCGCCGGCTGTGGGCGCGGGTCGCCGAGGTCTGCGGCGCCCCGGGCGCCCAGGTGCAGCACGTGGTGACCTCGCCGGTGATGATGGCCCGCCGCGACCCGTGGGTGAACATGCTCCGCACGACGGTCGCGACGCTCGCGGCCGGGGTCGGCGGCGCCGACGCGGTGACCGTCCTGCCGTTCGACCACGCGCTCGGCCTGCCCGACGCGTTCTCCCGCCGGATCGCCCGCAACACCTCCACGATCCTGATCGAGGAGTCCCACCTGGCGCGGGTCATCGACCCGGCGGGCGGCTCCTGGTACGTGGAGCGGCTGACCGACGAACTCGCCCACGCGGCCTGGGAGTTCTTCCGCACGATCGAGCGCGACGGCGGCCAGGCGGCCGTGCTGCGCTCCGGCCGGCTGCGCACCGACCTCGCGACGACCTGGGCGGAGCGCTCCAAGCGGCTCGCCAAGCGCCGCGAACCCATCACCGGCGTCAGCGAGTTCCCGCTGCTGGCGGAGAAGCCGGTGGAGCGCGAGCCCGCGCCGCAGCCGCCGTCCGGCGGACTGCCGCGGGTGCGCCGGGACGAGGCGTTCGAGGAGCTGCGCGCCCGCTCCGACGCCCACCTCGCCGCGACCGGCGCCCGCCCCCGGATCTTCCTGGCGACCCTCGGCTCGGCCGCCGAGTACACCGCGCGCGCCACCTTCGCCGCCAACCTCTTCCAGGCGGGCGGCATCGAGCCGGTCACCGAGGGCTCCTTCGAGGACAGCGGCGCCACCGAGGCCGTGCTGTGCTCCAGCGACGCCCTGTACGCCGAGCAGGCCGAGCAGGCCGCCAAGTCGCTCAGGGCGTCCGGTGCCCGGCATGTGTTCCTGGCGGGCCGGGGCGAGTACGCCGGCATCGACAGTTGTGTCTTCGCGGGCTGCGACGCCGTCGACGTGCTGTCCGCGACCCTCGACCGCATGGGAGTGTCCTGA
- a CDS encoding ATP-binding protein, producing MAVPSVSAEPPAADVSAATVPARPRQSPDVRARITELRLSAFAGHRRAGFPLGAVTLFAGRSGAGKTTALAAYEALARLGGGASLCEAFPDPAACVPQRARPDAGGRRGFRIGCTADGAEGPVRLDLAVQAEPDLRIVGERLTAGGVVLLETALRDPGRRTVQAAWHTAGSAPVTRAPLPDDRLGTALLPLRVAGKTEGQRQVLAAAEQMVVALRSVFPCDPRPECMRRPVPTGSGRLLPGCDNLADVLWRTRAECSRRHGVLVDALRAGCAGPVTDLLAEPLPDGTVRALLDRGAGPRTELARLGDGELRYLALTLVLLTGPGVLAVDTPGEVPDALRTLTVLADGFDRGLDPLQRRELLATAARMGERGHIRCVGAVSDASWAAGTDGVTVVHLDA from the coding sequence ATGGCCGTGCCTTCCGTGTCCGCTGAGCCTCCCGCCGCCGACGTGTCCGCAGCGACCGTCCCCGCGCGGCCCCGTCAGTCCCCGGACGTGCGCGCCCGGATCACCGAGTTGCGGCTGTCGGCCTTCGCCGGCCACCGGCGGGCAGGGTTCCCGCTGGGCGCCGTCACCCTGTTCGCCGGGCGCAGCGGCGCGGGGAAGACGACGGCGCTCGCGGCGTACGAGGCGCTCGCCCGGCTCGGCGGCGGGGCCTCCTTGTGCGAGGCGTTCCCGGACCCCGCGGCCTGCGTGCCGCAGCGGGCGCGTCCCGATGCCGGCGGGCGCCGGGGCTTCAGGATCGGGTGTACGGCTGACGGCGCCGAGGGGCCGGTCCGGCTCGACCTCGCCGTACAGGCCGAACCGGACCTCAGGATCGTCGGCGAGCGGCTGACCGCGGGCGGCGTGGTCCTGCTGGAGACCGCGCTGCGCGACCCCGGCCGCCGTACCGTCCAGGCCGCCTGGCACACCGCGGGCTCCGCCCCGGTGACCCGCGCCCCGCTGCCCGACGACCGCCTCGGCACCGCCCTGCTGCCGCTGCGCGTGGCCGGGAAGACGGAGGGGCAGCGGCAGGTGCTCGCCGCCGCCGAGCAGATGGTGGTCGCGCTGCGGTCCGTGTTCCCCTGCGACCCCCGGCCCGAGTGCATGCGCCGCCCCGTCCCCACCGGCTCCGGCCGGCTGCTGCCCGGCTGCGACAACCTCGCCGACGTACTGTGGCGCACCCGGGCCGAGTGCAGCCGCCGGCACGGGGTGCTGGTCGACGCGCTGCGCGCCGGATGCGCGGGCCCGGTGACCGACCTCCTCGCCGAACCGCTGCCCGACGGCACGGTACGGGCGCTGCTCGACCGCGGCGCCGGCCCGCGCACCGAACTCGCCCGGCTCGGCGACGGCGAACTCCGCTACCTCGCGCTGACGCTGGTGCTGCTGACCGGGCCGGGCGTGCTGGCCGTGGACACCCCGGGAGAGGTGCCCGACGCGCTGCGCACCCTCACCGTCCTCGCCGACGGCTTCGACCGCGGCCTCGACCCCCTCCAGCGCCGCGAACTGCTGGCGACGGCGGCCCGGATGGGCGAGCGCGGGCACATCCGCTGCGTCGGCGCGGTCAGCGACGCCTCATGGGCCGCCGGGACCGACGGCGTCACGGTGGTACACCTGGACGCGTGA
- a CDS encoding PadR family transcriptional regulator, whose amino-acid sequence MSLRHALLGLLTERSASGYDLLKRFETSLANVWPATQSQIYTELTRLADAGLITVAAEGPRGRKEYALTDEGLAELRHWLTETKPQRTTRSDVLLRVFFLGVLEPGQAHAYLTGLAGQSAELYEELRRLVDTVDWDDDDLSVYGRIALEYGLRFYEMRRDWAVWAAGQVT is encoded by the coding sequence ATGAGCCTGAGACACGCACTCCTCGGCCTGCTCACGGAGCGCTCCGCGAGCGGGTACGACCTGCTGAAGCGCTTCGAGACGTCCCTGGCCAACGTGTGGCCGGCGACGCAGAGCCAGATCTACACGGAGCTGACGAGGCTCGCGGACGCCGGCCTGATCACCGTGGCCGCCGAGGGCCCGCGCGGCCGCAAGGAGTACGCCCTCACCGACGAGGGCCTCGCCGAACTGCGGCACTGGCTGACGGAGACGAAACCGCAGCGGACCACCCGCAGCGACGTCCTGCTGCGCGTCTTCTTCCTCGGCGTCCTCGAACCCGGCCAGGCCCACGCCTACCTGACCGGCCTGGCCGGGCAGTCCGCCGAGCTGTACGAGGAACTGCGCCGCCTCGTCGACACCGTCGACTGGGACGACGACGACCTGTCGGTCTACGGCCGCATCGCCCTGGAGTACGGCCTGCGCTTCTACGAGATGCGGCGGGACTGGGCGGTCTGGGCGGCCGGGCAGGTCACATAG
- a CDS encoding zinc-dependent alcohol dehydrogenase family protein has protein sequence MRGAVIHAPGDVRFETLADPKILQPTDAIIRTAVTCVCGSDLWPWRGLDATDEAHPMGHEYVGFVEEVGSEVTAVRPGQFVVGSFATSDNTCANCRNGWQSNCLEREFMSTCQAEYVRIPNAQGTLVATEEVPDEEFWPGLLAVSDVMGTGWYAADAAEVRPGSTAVVVGDGAVGLCAVIAAKERGAERIIAMSRHEPRQKLAREFGATHIVAERGEEGVARIRELTDGIGADSVLECVGTAESMRQALHATRPGGNVGFVGVPHGVSVDGQELFFSHVGLRGGPAPVRRYLPDLIERVLTRRIDPGRVFDLTLPLEQVAEGYRAMDERRAIKALLKP, from the coding sequence ATGCGCGGAGCAGTGATCCACGCCCCCGGCGATGTGCGCTTCGAGACCCTCGCCGACCCGAAGATCCTCCAGCCCACCGACGCGATCATCCGCACGGCCGTCACCTGCGTGTGCGGCTCCGACCTGTGGCCCTGGCGCGGCCTGGACGCCACCGACGAGGCGCACCCGATGGGCCACGAGTACGTCGGCTTCGTGGAGGAGGTCGGCAGCGAGGTCACCGCGGTCAGGCCCGGCCAGTTCGTCGTCGGCTCCTTCGCCACCTCGGACAACACCTGTGCGAACTGCCGCAACGGCTGGCAGTCCAACTGCCTCGAGCGCGAGTTCATGAGCACCTGCCAGGCCGAGTACGTGCGCATCCCCAACGCCCAGGGCACCCTGGTCGCCACCGAGGAGGTGCCGGACGAGGAGTTCTGGCCCGGCCTGCTCGCCGTCTCCGACGTGATGGGCACCGGCTGGTACGCCGCCGACGCCGCCGAGGTCAGGCCCGGCTCCACCGCCGTGGTCGTCGGCGACGGCGCGGTCGGCCTGTGCGCGGTGATCGCCGCGAAGGAGAGGGGCGCGGAGCGGATCATCGCGATGAGCCGCCACGAGCCCCGCCAGAAGCTGGCCCGGGAGTTCGGCGCCACCCACATCGTCGCCGAGCGCGGCGAGGAGGGCGTGGCCCGGATCAGGGAGCTCACCGACGGGATCGGCGCCGACTCGGTGCTGGAGTGCGTCGGCACCGCCGAGTCCATGCGGCAGGCCCTGCACGCGACCCGGCCGGGCGGCAACGTCGGCTTCGTCGGCGTCCCCCACGGGGTTTCCGTCGACGGCCAGGAACTGTTCTTCTCCCACGTCGGCCTGCGCGGCGGCCCGGCCCCCGTGCGCCGCTACCTGCCCGACCTGATCGAACGCGTCCTGACCCGGCGGATCGACCCCGGCAGGGTCTTCGACCTCACCCTGCCGCTGGAGCAGGTCGCCGAGGGCTACAGGGCGATGGACGAGCGCCGCGCCATCAAGGCCCTGCTGAAGCCCTGA